One window from the genome of Oncorhynchus kisutch isolate 150728-3 linkage group LG21, Okis_V2, whole genome shotgun sequence encodes:
- the mrps10 gene encoding small ribosomal subunit protein uS10m isoform X1 — protein sequence MAAPMVVGRNIRTFGRIFVGVSQSGSIGLNACRYHGRSTLCRRLQLPATCLHTGTFSSSLPSSVIVTEEPDTLYQKVSLLVKGHDKAVLDSYEFFAILAAKELGVTLGKVFEPPKNIERLTLLKSVHIFKKHRVQYEMRTHYRCIELSRVTGSTAQVYLEYIQRNLPEGVAMEVTKTSMEKVPEHLLEPMWNDPPTEEKPSQ from the exons ATGGCGGCCCCCATGGTAGTCGGTCGAAATATTCGCACCTTCGGAAGGATATTCGTGGGAGTCTCACAATCG GGATCAATAGGATTGAACGCTTGCAGATATCATGGGAGATCTACATTATGTCG CCGTCTCCAGTTGCCTGCAACCTGCCTCCACACTGgaaccttctcttcctctcttccctcatct GTGATTGTCACAGAGGAGCCGGACACACTGTACCAGAAGGTGTCTCTGCTGGTGAAGGGCCATGACAAGGCAGTCCTGGACAGCTATGAGTTCTTCGCCATCCTGGCTGCCAAAGAGCTGGGAGTCACTCTGGGCAAAGT ATTTGAGCCTCCAAAGAACATTGAGCGGCTGACACTTCTGAAATCTGTCCACATCTTCAAGAAACACAGGGTCCAGTACGAAATGAGGACGCACTACCGCTGCATAGAG CTCTCTCGTGTGACTGGATCCACTGCACAGGTGTACCTGGAATACATACAGAGGAATCTGCCAGAGGGTGTGGCCATGGAGGTGACCAAG ACCTCCATGGAGAAGGTTCCAGAGCATCTCCTGGAACCTATGTGGAACGACCCGCCAACTGAAGAGAAGCCCAGCCAATAA
- the mrps10 gene encoding small ribosomal subunit protein uS10m isoform X2 yields MEAAFHRFLGQSVTEEDNYPAPTKIMAAPMVVGRNIRTFGRIFVGVSQSFLQGSIGLNACRYHGRSTLCRRLQLPATCLHTGTFSSSLPSSVIVTEEPDTLYQKVSLLVKGHDKAVLDSYEFFAILAAKELGVTLGKVFEPPKNIERLTLLKSVHIFKKHRVQYEMRTHYRCIELSRVTGSTAQVYLEYIQRNLPEGVAMEVTKTSMEKVPEHLLEPMWNDPPTEEKPSQ; encoded by the exons ATGGAGGCAGCATTTCACCGCTTTCTTGGTCAGTCTGTCACTGAAGAAGATAACTATCCCGCCCCCACAAAAATCATGGCGGCCCCCATGGTAGTCGGTCGAAATATTCGCACCTTCGGAAGGATATTCGTGGGAGTCTCACAATCG TTTTTACAGGGATCAATAGGATTGAACGCTTGCAGATATCATGGGAGATCTACATTATGTCG CCGTCTCCAGTTGCCTGCAACCTGCCTCCACACTGgaaccttctcttcctctcttccctcatct GTGATTGTCACAGAGGAGCCGGACACACTGTACCAGAAGGTGTCTCTGCTGGTGAAGGGCCATGACAAGGCAGTCCTGGACAGCTATGAGTTCTTCGCCATCCTGGCTGCCAAAGAGCTGGGAGTCACTCTGGGCAAAGT ATTTGAGCCTCCAAAGAACATTGAGCGGCTGACACTTCTGAAATCTGTCCACATCTTCAAGAAACACAGGGTCCAGTACGAAATGAGGACGCACTACCGCTGCATAGAG CTCTCTCGTGTGACTGGATCCACTGCACAGGTGTACCTGGAATACATACAGAGGAATCTGCCAGAGGGTGTGGCCATGGAGGTGACCAAG ACCTCCATGGAGAAGGTTCCAGAGCATCTCCTGGAACCTATGTGGAACGACCCGCCAACTGAAGAGAAGCCCAGCCAATAA